Proteins from a single region of Camelus ferus isolate YT-003-E chromosome 23, BCGSAC_Cfer_1.0, whole genome shotgun sequence:
- the LOC102510705 gene encoding left-right determination factor 2 isoform X1, protein MQPLWLCWALWVLPLAGPGAALTEEQVLSSLLQQLHLSKVPVLGKADVEGLVIPAHVRAQYVALLQRSHGTRSRGKRFSQNFREVAGRFLVSEASTHLLVFAMEQRLPPNSELVQAVLRLFQEPVPKAALRRHERLFPRSDRARVTVQWLHVRDDGSNRTSLIDSRLVSIHESGWKALDVTEAVNFWQQLHRPRQPLLLQVSVQREHLGPLASSAHRLIRFTSQGPSGAGQGEPQLELHTLDFRDYGAQGNCDPKAPITEGTRCCRQEMYIDLQGLKWAENWVLEPPGFLAYECVGTCQQPPESLTFKWPFLGPRQCIASETTSLPMIVSMEEGGKRRPQVVSLPNMRVQKCSCTWDGAPVPRKLAP, encoded by the exons ATGCAGCCCCTGTGGCTCTGCTGGGCACTCTGGGTGCTGCCCCTGGCCGGCCCCGGGGCGGCCCTGACCGAGGAGCAGGTCCTGAGCAGTCTGCTGCAGCAGCTGCACCTCAGCAAGGTCCCTGTCCTGGGCAAGGCCGACGTGGAGGGGCTGGTCATCCCTGCCCACGTGAGGGCCCAGTACGTGGCCCTGCTGCAGCGCAGCCACGGGACCCGCTCCCGGGGGAAGAGGTTCAGCCAGAACTTCCGAG AGGTGGCCGGCAGGTTCCTGGTATCTGAGGCCTCCACACACCTGCTGGTGTTCGCCATGGAGCAGCGGCTGCCGCCCAACAGCGAGCTGGTGCAGGCGGTGCTGCGCCTGTTCCAGGAGCCGGTCCCCAAGGCCGCGCTCCGCAGGCATGAGCGGCTCTTTCCGCGCAGCGACCGCGCCCGGGTCACCGTCCAGTGGCTGCACGTCCGCGACGACGGCTCCAACCGCACCTCCCTCATCGACTCCAG GCTGGTGTCCATCCACGAGAGCGGCTGGAAGGCCTTGGACGTGACCGAGGCAGTGAACTTCTGGCAGCAGCTGCACCGGCCCCGGCAGCCGCTGCTTCTGCAGGTGTCGGTGCAGCGGGAGCACCTGGGTCCGCTGGCCTCCAGCGCCCACAGGCTGATCCGCTTCACCTCCCAGGGGCCGTCGGGCGCCGGGCAGGGGGAGCCCCAGCTGGAGCTGCACACCCTGGACTTCAGGGACTACGG AGCTCAGGGAAATTGTGATCCTAAGGCGCCAATCACTGAGGGCACCCGCTGCTGCCGCCAGGAGATGTACATTGACCTGCAGGGATTGAAGTGGGCTGAGAACTGGGTCCTGGAGCCCCCGGGCTTCCTGGCCTATGAGTGTGTGGGCACCTGCCAGCAGCCCCCAGAGTCCCTTACCTTCAAGTGGCCATTTCTGGGGCCGCGACAGTGCATCGCCTCGGAGACGACCTCGCTGCCCATGATTGTCAgcatggaggagggaggcaagCGCAGGCCCCAGGTAGTCAGCCTGCCCAACATGAGGGTGCAGAAGTGCAGCTGTACCTGGGACGGGGCGCCCGTGCCAAGGAAGCTGGCGCCATAG
- the LOC102510705 gene encoding left-right determination factor 2 isoform X2 codes for MFVIAMLPVVKTGNNLCCGHMMTSESSQNEVAGRFLVSEASTHLLVFAMEQRLPPNSELVQAVLRLFQEPVPKAALRRHERLFPRSDRARVTVQWLHVRDDGSNRTSLIDSRLVSIHESGWKALDVTEAVNFWQQLHRPRQPLLLQVSVQREHLGPLASSAHRLIRFTSQGPSGAGQGEPQLELHTLDFRDYGAQGNCDPKAPITEGTRCCRQEMYIDLQGLKWAENWVLEPPGFLAYECVGTCQQPPESLTFKWPFLGPRQCIASETTSLPMIVSMEEGGKRRPQVVSLPNMRVQKCSCTWDGAPVPRKLAP; via the exons AGGTGGCCGGCAGGTTCCTGGTATCTGAGGCCTCCACACACCTGCTGGTGTTCGCCATGGAGCAGCGGCTGCCGCCCAACAGCGAGCTGGTGCAGGCGGTGCTGCGCCTGTTCCAGGAGCCGGTCCCCAAGGCCGCGCTCCGCAGGCATGAGCGGCTCTTTCCGCGCAGCGACCGCGCCCGGGTCACCGTCCAGTGGCTGCACGTCCGCGACGACGGCTCCAACCGCACCTCCCTCATCGACTCCAG GCTGGTGTCCATCCACGAGAGCGGCTGGAAGGCCTTGGACGTGACCGAGGCAGTGAACTTCTGGCAGCAGCTGCACCGGCCCCGGCAGCCGCTGCTTCTGCAGGTGTCGGTGCAGCGGGAGCACCTGGGTCCGCTGGCCTCCAGCGCCCACAGGCTGATCCGCTTCACCTCCCAGGGGCCGTCGGGCGCCGGGCAGGGGGAGCCCCAGCTGGAGCTGCACACCCTGGACTTCAGGGACTACGG AGCTCAGGGAAATTGTGATCCTAAGGCGCCAATCACTGAGGGCACCCGCTGCTGCCGCCAGGAGATGTACATTGACCTGCAGGGATTGAAGTGGGCTGAGAACTGGGTCCTGGAGCCCCCGGGCTTCCTGGCCTATGAGTGTGTGGGCACCTGCCAGCAGCCCCCAGAGTCCCTTACCTTCAAGTGGCCATTTCTGGGGCCGCGACAGTGCATCGCCTCGGAGACGACCTCGCTGCCCATGATTGTCAgcatggaggagggaggcaagCGCAGGCCCCAGGTAGTCAGCCTGCCCAACATGAGGGTGCAGAAGTGCAGCTGTACCTGGGACGGGGCGCCCGTGCCAAGGAAGCTGGCGCCATAG
- the PYCR2 gene encoding pyrroline-5-carboxylate reductase 2 isoform X2 — MSVGFIGAGQLACALARGFTAAGILSAHKIIASSPEMDLPTVSALRKMGVNLTRSNKETVRHSDVLFLAVKPHIIPFILDEIGADVQARHIVVSCAAGVTISSVEKKLMAFQPAPKVIRCMTNTPVVVREGATVYATGTHALVEDGQLLEQLMSSVGFCTEAFMALDALADGGVKMGLPRRLAVRLGAQALLGAAKMLLDSEQHPGQLKDNVCSPGGATIHALHFLESGGFRSLLINAVEASCIRTRELQSMADQEKISPAALKKTLLDRVKLESPTVSTLAPSSPGKLLTRSPAPGGKKD, encoded by the exons ATGAGCGTGGGCTTTATCGGCGCTGGCCAGCTGGCCTGCGCCCTGGCGCGAGGCTTCACAGCCGCGG GCATCCTGTCGGCTCACAAGATAATAGCCAGCTCCCCGGAAATGGACCTGCCCACGGTGTCCGCGCTCAGG AAGATGGGTGTAAACCTGACCCGAAGCAACAAGGAGACAGTGAGGCACAGCGATGTCTTGTTCCTGGCCGTGAAGCCACACATTATCCCCTTCATCCTGGATGAGATTGGGGCCGACGTCCAGGCCAGGCACATTGTGGTCTCCTGTGCAGCCGGTGTCACCATCAGCTCTGTGGAGAAG AAGCTGATGGCGTTCCAGCCGGCCCCTAAGGTCATCCGCTGCATGACCAACACGCCTGTAGTGGTGCGGGAGGGCGCCACGGTGTACGCCACAGGCACCCATGCCCTGGTGGAGGACGGGCAGCTCCTGGAGCAGCTCATGAGCAGCGTGGGCTTCTGCACTGAG GCATTCATGGCCCTGGACGCGTTGGCTGATGGTGGGGTGAAGATGGGCCTACCGCGGCGCCTGGCTGTCCGACTGGGTGCGCAGGCCTTGCTG GGGGCTGCCAAGATGCTGCTGGACTCAGAGCAGCATCCAGGCCAGCTCAAGGACAATGTCTGCTCCCCTGGGGGGGCCACCATCCATGCCCTGCACTTCCTAGAGAGTGGGGGCTTCCGCTCCCTGCTCATCAATGCAGTTGAGGCTTCTTGCATCCGAACACG AGAGCTGCAGTCCATGGCTGACCAAGAAAAGATCTCCCCAGCTGCCCTCAAGAAGACTCTCCTGGACAGAGTGAAGCTGGAATCCCCCACGGTGTCCACGCTggccccctccagcccagggaAGCTCCTCACAAGAAGCCCGGCACCAGGAGGCAAGAAGGACTAA
- the PYCR2 gene encoding pyrroline-5-carboxylate reductase 2 isoform X3, whose product MSVGFIGAGQLACALARGFTAAGILSAHKIIASSPEMDLPTVSALRKLMAFQPAPKVIRCMTNTPVVVREGATVYATGTHALVEDGQLLEQLMSSVGFCTEVEEDLIDAVTGLSGSGPAYAFMALDALADGGVKMGLPRRLAVRLGAQALLGAAKMLLDSEQHPGQLKDNVCSPGGATIHALHFLESGGFRSLLINAVEASCIRTRELQSMADQEKISPAALKKTLLDRVKLESPTVSTLAPSSPGKLLTRSPAPGGKKD is encoded by the exons ATGAGCGTGGGCTTTATCGGCGCTGGCCAGCTGGCCTGCGCCCTGGCGCGAGGCTTCACAGCCGCGG GCATCCTGTCGGCTCACAAGATAATAGCCAGCTCCCCGGAAATGGACCTGCCCACGGTGTCCGCGCTCAGG AAGCTGATGGCGTTCCAGCCGGCCCCTAAGGTCATCCGCTGCATGACCAACACGCCTGTAGTGGTGCGGGAGGGCGCCACGGTGTACGCCACAGGCACCCATGCCCTGGTGGAGGACGGGCAGCTCCTGGAGCAGCTCATGAGCAGCGTGGGCTTCTGCACTGAGGTGGAGGAGGACCTGATAGATGCCGTCACGGGGCTTAGTGGCAGCGGGCCTGCCTAT GCATTCATGGCCCTGGACGCGTTGGCTGATGGTGGGGTGAAGATGGGCCTACCGCGGCGCCTGGCTGTCCGACTGGGTGCGCAGGCCTTGCTG GGGGCTGCCAAGATGCTGCTGGACTCAGAGCAGCATCCAGGCCAGCTCAAGGACAATGTCTGCTCCCCTGGGGGGGCCACCATCCATGCCCTGCACTTCCTAGAGAGTGGGGGCTTCCGCTCCCTGCTCATCAATGCAGTTGAGGCTTCTTGCATCCGAACACG AGAGCTGCAGTCCATGGCTGACCAAGAAAAGATCTCCCCAGCTGCCCTCAAGAAGACTCTCCTGGACAGAGTGAAGCTGGAATCCCCCACGGTGTCCACGCTggccccctccagcccagggaAGCTCCTCACAAGAAGCCCGGCACCAGGAGGCAAGAAGGACTAA
- the PYCR2 gene encoding pyrroline-5-carboxylate reductase 2 isoform X1: MSVGFIGAGQLACALARGFTAAGILSAHKIIASSPEMDLPTVSALRKMGVNLTRSNKETVRHSDVLFLAVKPHIIPFILDEIGADVQARHIVVSCAAGVTISSVEKKLMAFQPAPKVIRCMTNTPVVVREGATVYATGTHALVEDGQLLEQLMSSVGFCTEVEEDLIDAVTGLSGSGPAYAFMALDALADGGVKMGLPRRLAVRLGAQALLGAAKMLLDSEQHPGQLKDNVCSPGGATIHALHFLESGGFRSLLINAVEASCIRTRELQSMADQEKISPAALKKTLLDRVKLESPTVSTLAPSSPGKLLTRSPAPGGKKD; this comes from the exons ATGAGCGTGGGCTTTATCGGCGCTGGCCAGCTGGCCTGCGCCCTGGCGCGAGGCTTCACAGCCGCGG GCATCCTGTCGGCTCACAAGATAATAGCCAGCTCCCCGGAAATGGACCTGCCCACGGTGTCCGCGCTCAGG AAGATGGGTGTAAACCTGACCCGAAGCAACAAGGAGACAGTGAGGCACAGCGATGTCTTGTTCCTGGCCGTGAAGCCACACATTATCCCCTTCATCCTGGATGAGATTGGGGCCGACGTCCAGGCCAGGCACATTGTGGTCTCCTGTGCAGCCGGTGTCACCATCAGCTCTGTGGAGAAG AAGCTGATGGCGTTCCAGCCGGCCCCTAAGGTCATCCGCTGCATGACCAACACGCCTGTAGTGGTGCGGGAGGGCGCCACGGTGTACGCCACAGGCACCCATGCCCTGGTGGAGGACGGGCAGCTCCTGGAGCAGCTCATGAGCAGCGTGGGCTTCTGCACTGAGGTGGAGGAGGACCTGATAGATGCCGTCACGGGGCTTAGTGGCAGCGGGCCTGCCTAT GCATTCATGGCCCTGGACGCGTTGGCTGATGGTGGGGTGAAGATGGGCCTACCGCGGCGCCTGGCTGTCCGACTGGGTGCGCAGGCCTTGCTG GGGGCTGCCAAGATGCTGCTGGACTCAGAGCAGCATCCAGGCCAGCTCAAGGACAATGTCTGCTCCCCTGGGGGGGCCACCATCCATGCCCTGCACTTCCTAGAGAGTGGGGGCTTCCGCTCCCTGCTCATCAATGCAGTTGAGGCTTCTTGCATCCGAACACG AGAGCTGCAGTCCATGGCTGACCAAGAAAAGATCTCCCCAGCTGCCCTCAAGAAGACTCTCCTGGACAGAGTGAAGCTGGAATCCCCCACGGTGTCCACGCTggccccctccagcccagggaAGCTCCTCACAAGAAGCCCGGCACCAGGAGGCAAGAAGGACTAA